A genome region from Perca fluviatilis chromosome 20, GENO_Pfluv_1.0, whole genome shotgun sequence includes the following:
- the cfd gene encoding complement factor D, protein MVSKKDFLVAAAVLVFALISHSEGILGGREAAPHSRPYMASIQVPEGENLKHECGGFVIADQWVMTAVHCLPTGPNGRKVVLGVHSLSEPEETKQTFDILELHNHPGFSASNYDNDIALIKLDRPFNISEAVKAVEFLRAGGTNPDTDAVVETAGWGSLDNLGSRPDKLMEVFIEVVNSNRCKRSDYFGRKFTNNMICAHKLCPDPCDQPYKKEDTCDGDSGGPLLYNGIAVGITSNGGKKCGQIKKPGIYTIISHYTEWIDSTMALQPAATADQSN, encoded by the exons ATGGTGTCAAAGAAGGACTTTCTTGTGGCTGCTGCTGTTTTGGTTTTCGCCCTCATTTCACACA GCGAGGGTATACTTGGTGGCAGAGAGGCGGCGCCGCACTCTCGGCCCTACATGGCCTCCATCCAGGTGCCAGAAGGAGAGAATCTGAAACACGAGTGTGGAGGGTTTGTGATCGCAGATCAGTGGGTGATGACTGCAGTACACTGTCTGCCAACAGG GCCAAATGGAAGGAAAGTAGTGCTGGGTGTCCATTCTCTGAGTGAACCTGAAGAGACCAAGCAGACATTTGATATTTTGGAACTTCACAATCACCCAGGCTTCAGCGCGTCCAATTATGACAATGACATTGCTTTAATCAAG TTGGATCGTCCATTCAACATCTCTGAAGCTGTGAAAGCAGTGGAATTCCTGCGAGCGGGTGGCACAAACCCCGACACAGATGCAGTGGTGGAGACAGCCGGGTGGGGATCCCTGGATAACCTGGGGTCCAGACCAGACAAGCTCATGGAGGTGTTCATCGAGGTGGTCAACTCCAATCGGTGCAAACGCAGCGACTACTTTGGCAGAAAGTTCACCAATAACATGATATGTGCCCATAAATTATGCCCAGACCCCTGTGATCAACCATATAAGAAAGAAGACACTTGTGAT GGTGACTCTGGAGGTCCTCTGCTCTACAACGGCATCGCAGTGGGCATCACTTCCAACGGAGGAAAGAAGTGTGGCCAAATTAAAAAGCCTGGAATTTACACCATCATCTCCCACTACACTGAGTGGATTGACAGCACCATGGCCCTGCAGCCCGCTGCAACTGCAGACCAGAGCAATtaa
- the dnaaf9 gene encoding uncharacterized protein C20orf194 homolog, with amino-acid sequence MAGIRRVNGKLSGINPAVSCCRLCQVQSLLCEGGTATPDGILCSLGIDSRYNDGCTELAKYLFYGLYGRNQLNLEHVLEEFPEEMLDDVILLIKAECVHLYCNPMNYSYLLPYVSHWRNLHLYCMTKAEYEDEEAAEEFKISSFVTMVQDCYRIGVPYSSQGHIQRFDMFMMEKWPLIQAFALEGIGGGSFFTMKYKLMDMSEKLWQVYNRLDPVSLDNLLTEDLVNFEKQWSGFFSSMDLESHLSILELSEAQAGEAFRTYYSHGLISSNITDKSKSQQPFVLFGKHSSLKDLESYSFNFPSESHQVRNTGHLGSAARHMSLQCVAPKGPLACSRTYFFETTHTPYLGNQNAEQKKTEVLLLSQIYSAAVQAVLSGIKCYSCTSSATKAKDVAENTFLMALDSMNLSLYRSSLRSKCEFSIQAVNMQGRIIPLTHEESRYAVKTASMTVHDIPDLQWDRGDLGSVVFSESFLESSINIQQKDGTVSSDSCYAILTTTVPRYACWLMESDVKQSEQAQHLAKKEEGTCLGTALTVADAAYVFSSSQLSTPEEGKIIFFSEGLLYIHSQYGTFTLSKDHISTIKFYDPDSSAVASLLVEYESSVLPHLPFPLHSADHCLVFALQPRSKSHRAFYSKVLSVWQNSKSGLALQMVDQKHLTCNQKNMHTKLQKLHDSQEPPVAKRRGSLKTSYCQLPEQDMFLQHFALSSIGQEPILYDHLGVLFPSAELRDPVSSQGDKVVITIITGLPGSHKKRLCNFLVQLNKEQGRWVVYQPDPDSCDSFSASHLQQYLSSFLESQRGPGGKPRLLVLSPGYTDVLDVVQAVLFHPDPVVQACFTIGAVTACVDPLASCMEHRFAFPKLLEQCSQGIVSTVVFTGLTAEQKRPLMQHVHQLVRSANPTAAFILAEKGAVTRNEDVNLILSDSSFNEPQMLRARYVLYPGWCKGRFCSGSGSLVLTQQRVAFKRPLERPLFVTRCKALKSSLRPSPFRGNLYNVWGKVRFSDSDQLMEVSYNTVSGSLSIVPLTPGPKDPTTACFLIFDGVGLTEDGLKDWLRLCAKQKQTKKPKKTKSTLSPQEIKSIHMTRHLDPLPPGFFYNGYQYVDIFGEKMNFHPYMEEFIKEYLTKANREVEQFNSQLELQGQPDLFDP; translated from the exons ATGGCCGGTATAAGGAGAGTTAACGGGAAATTATCGGGAATCAACCCAGCTGTCAG TTGCTGTCGCCTGTGTCAGGTTCAGTCTCTGCTTTGTGAAGGTGGCACTGCCACTCCTGATGGCATCTTGTGCTCTCTTG GAATTGACAGCAGATATAATGATGGGTGCACTGAGCTGGCGAAGTATCTGTTCTATGGACTATATGGAAGAAATCAGCTGAATCTGGAACATGTCCTTGAGGAATTTCCTGAAGAAATGCTGGATG ATGTAATCCTGTTGATCAAGGCAGAGTGTGTTCATCTGTACTGCAACCCAATGAACTACAGTTACCTGTTGCCCTACGTGTCCCACTGGAGGAACTTGCATCTTTACTGCATGACAAAGGCAGAG TATGAAGATGAGGAAGCAGCAGAGGAATTCAAAATCTCCAGTTTCGTCACAATGGTGCAGGACTGCTATCGTATTGGAGTACCATACAGCTCCCAAG GACACATCCAGAGGTTTGATATGTTTATGATGGAAAAGTGGCCCCTGATTCAAGCTTTTGCCCTGGAAGGCATCGGTGGAGGAAGCTTTTTTACCATGAAATACAAG CTAATGGACATGAGTGAGAAGCTGTGGCAGGTTTACAACAGACTCGACCCAGTGTCCCTGGATAATCTCCTCACAGAG gaCTTGGTTAACTTTGAGAAGCAGTGGAGTGGCTTTTTCTCCAGCATGGACCTGGAGAGCCATCTGTCCATCTTGGAGCTATCTGAAGCACAGGCAGGCGAG GCATTCCGTACATATTACTCTCATGGACTGATCTCAAGCAACATCACAGATAAAAG TAAAAGTCAGCAGCCCTTTGTGTTGTTTGGGAAGCATTCCTCCCTCAAGGATTTGGAGAGTTATTCGTTCAACTTTCCCTCCGAGAGTCATCAGGTCCGCAACACAGGACATCTGGGTTCTGCAGCTAGACACATG AGTCTGCAGTGTGTGGCTCCCAAAGGACCTCTAGCCTGCTCTCGAACCTATTTCTTTGAGACCACCCACACTCCATACCTTG GAAATCAAAACGCAGAGCAAAAGAAAACGGAAGTCTT GCTTTTGTCACAGATATATTCAGCTGCTGTTCAAGCAGTCCTTTCAGGAATCAAATGCTACTCCTGTACCTCCAGCGCTACCAAG GCTAAGGATGTAGCAGAGAACACCTTTCTCATGGCTTTGGACTCGATGAATTTAAGTCTGTACCGCAGTTCTCTCAG GTCCAAATGTGAATTCAGCATTCAAGCAGTGAATATGCAAGGAAG gATCATTCCTCTGACTCATGAAGAAAGCCGTTATGCAGTTAAAACA GCCTCCATGACTGTCCATGACATCCCAGACCTGCAGTGGGATAGGGGCGACCTGGGCTCTGTGGTCTTCTCGGAGTCCTTCTTGGAGTCCAGCATCAACATTCAACAGAAAG ATGGCACTGTGTCCTCAGACAGCTGCTACGCCATCCTGACTACAACTGTGCCTCGATATGCCTGCTGGCTG ATGGAATCTGATGTCAAGCAATCTGAGCAAGCCCAACATCTTGCTAAG aaagaggaaggcaCGTGTTTGGGAACTGCTCTGACTGTAGCAGATGCTGCATATGTGTTCTCCAGCAGCCAGCTCTCCACACCTGAAGAAG GAAAAATAATTTTCTTCTCTGAGGGACTCCTGTATATCCATTCTCAATACGGAACCTTTACCCTGTCCAAGGATCACATCAGCACCATCAAGTTCTATGATCCG GACTCCAGTGCTGTGGCATCTCTGCTTGTGGAGTATGAGAGCAGCGTGCTCCCACACCTTCCGTTCCCTCTCCACAGCGCCGACCATTGTCTGGTCTTTGCTCTTCAGCCCAGGTCAAAGAGCCACAGGGCCTTCTACTCCAAG GTGTTGTCAGTGTGGCAAAACTCTAAATCTGGACTCGCTCTGCAAATGGTGGACCAGAAGCACCTGACCTGCAACCAGAAAAACAT GCACACCAAACTGCAGAAGCTACATGACAGTCAGGAGCCGCCCGTGGCCAAACGCAGGGGCAGCCTAAAGACCTCATACTGCCAGCTGCCAGAGCAGGACAT GTTTCTTCAGCACTTTGCTTTGAGTAGTATCGGTCAGGAGCCCATTCTGTATGACCACCTGGGGGTGCTCTTCCCCTCTGCAGAGCTGAGGGATCCAGTTAGCAGTCAGGGAGACAAG GTTGTCATTACCATCATCACTGGACTACCGGGAAGCCATAAGAAGAGACTGTGCAACTTCCTGGTCCAGTTGAATAAGGAACAGGGAAG GTGGGTGGTGTACCAGCCTGATCCTGACAGCTGCGACAGCTTCTCAGCCTCTCACCTGCAGCAGTATTTGTCCAGCTTCCTGGAGAGCCAGAGAGGCCCAGGAGGCAAACCCCGTCTGTTGGTGCTCTCACCTGG ATACACAGATGTTCTGGATGTGGTCCAGGCTGTGCTTTTCCACCCTGACCCAGTTGTCCAAGCATGTTTCACCATCGGCGCTGTCACTGCTTGTGTGGACCCCCTCGCCTCCTGTATGGAGCACAG ATTTGCATTTCCTAAGCTGTTGGAGCAGTGCAGTCAAG GTATTGTGAGTACAGTGGTGTTCACTGGACTGACAGCAGAGCAGAAGCGCCCTCTTATGCAGCATGTTCATCAGTTGGTACGCTCTGCCAACCCCACCGCAGCCTTCATACTGGCAGAGAAAGGAGCTGTCACCAG gAATGAAGATGTGAATCTGATATTATCTGATAGCAGCTTCAATGAGCCACAGATGCTGAGAGCGCGTTATGTCCTCTACCCTGGATG GTGCAAAGGGCGATTCTGTTCCGGTTCTGGGTCTCTGGTCCTCACCCAGCAACGTGTGGCTTTCAAGCGGCCCCTAGAGAGGCCTCTATTTGTCACCCGCTGTAAAG CGTTGAAGTCATCACTAAGACCAAGCCCCTTCCGAGGAAATTTGTACAATGTTTGGGGAAAAGTCCGATTTTCTG ACTCAGACCAACTGATGGAGGTGAGCTACAACACAGTGAGCGGGAGCCTGAGCATTGTCCCTCTGACCCCGGGCCCCAAAGACCCCACCACGGCCTGCTTCCTGATCTTTGATGGTGTTGGCCTCACTGAGGATGGACTGAAGGACTGGCTCCGGCTGTGTGCCAAGCAG AAGCAGACAAAGAAGCCTAAGAAGACTAAAAGTACTTTATCGCCACAAGAAATCAAGAGCATACAC ATGACCAGGCACCTGGACCCACTACCACCAGGCTTCTTCTACAATGGTTATCAATATGTTGACATCTTCGGAGAAAAAATGAACTTCCATCCCT ACATGGAAGAGTTTATTAAAGAGTACCTCACCAAGGCCAACAGAGAGGTCGAGCAATTCAACAGTCAGCTGGAGCTGCAGGGACAGCCTGACCTGTTTGATCCGTGA